From one Culex quinquefasciatus strain JHB chromosome 3, VPISU_Cqui_1.0_pri_paternal, whole genome shotgun sequence genomic stretch:
- the LOC6042266 gene encoding cryptochrome-1, translating to MTSNNILWFRHGLRLHDNPSLLEALRNDGGGQSESVRLYPIFIFDGESAGTKLVGYNRMKFLMESLDDLDRQLKAIGGQLYIFRGNAVNVMRRLFEELNIKKLCYEQDCEPIWKERDDQIVNLCRMMDVKCVEKVSHTLWDPEQVIATNGGIPPLTYQMFLHTVNIIGEPPRPVGAPSFEFVEFGRLPSILSTELKLFQRAPVPEDFGIYYEGNADIARQRWTGGEAKALELLGRRLKQEEEAFREGYYLPTQARPDFLAPPSSMSAALRFGCLSVRMFYWCVHDLFARVQANNQLKHPGGHHITGQLIWREYFYTMSVHNPHYAVMELNPICLNIPWYEAKDDSLDRWKEGRTGFPLIDAAMRQLMAEGWLHHILRNITATFLTRGGLWISWEAGVQHFLKYLLDADWSVCAGNWMWVSSSAFEKLLDSSSCTSPVALARRLDPKGEYVKRYLPELEKFPALYVHEPWKAPPELQEQYGCVIGKDYPAPMVNLAEVNKCNANKMNAIRQKLLDQGGSTPAHCRPSDMDEVRQFFWLPEDVAAES from the exons ATGACTTCGAACAACATTCTCTGGTTTCGCCATGGCCTCAGGTTACACGACAATCCGAGTCTGCTGGAGGCACTGCGCAACGATGGCGGTGGCCAGTCGGAATCGGTGCGACTGTACCCGATCTTCATCTTCGACGGAGAAAGCGCTG GCACCAAATTGGTCGGCTACAACCGGATGAAGTTCCTGATGGAATCGCTCGACGATCTGGACCGCCAGCTGAAGGCCATCGGCGGTCAGCTGTACATCTTCCGGGGTAACGCGGTCAACGTGATGCGTCGCCTGTTCGAGGAACTCAACATCAAGAAGCTCTGCTACGAGCAGGACTGCGAGCCCATCTGGAAGGAGCGCGACGACCAGATCGTGAACCTGTGCCGCATGATGGACGTCAAGTGCGTCGAGAAGGTGTCGCACACCCTGTGGGACCCCGAGCAGGTCATCGCGACGAACGGCGGCATCCCGCCGCTGACCTATCAAATGTTTCTG CACACAGTCAACATCATCGGCGAGCCGCCGCGTCCGGTCGGCGCCCCGAGCTTCGAGTTTGTTGAGTTCGGCCGCCTGCCGTCCATTCTGTCAACCGAGCTGAAGCTGTTCCAGCGTGCCCCGGTACCGGAGGACTTTGGCATCTACTACGAGGGAAACGCCGATATTGCCCGCCAACGGTGGACCGGCGGCGAGGCCAAGGCGCTGGAGCTGCTGGGCCGTCGTCTGAAGCAGGAGGAGGAAGCTTTTCGCGAGGGGTATTATCTGCCGACGCAGGCTAGGCCGGACTTCCTGGCTCCGCCGAGTTCGATGAGTGCGGCGTTGCGGTTTGGGTGTCTGTCGGTGCGCATGTTTTACTGGTGTGTGCACGACCTGTTTGCCCGGGTTCAAGCGAACAACCAGCTGAAGCATCCTGGGGGACATCACATTACGGGGCAGCTGATTTGGCGGGAATATTTTTACACCATGTCGGTGCACAATCCGCACTACGCGGTGATGGAGTTGAACCCGATCTGCTTGAACATTCCGTGGTACGAGGCGAAGGATGACTCGCTGGACCGGTGGAAGGAGGGCCGTACCGGCTTTCCGCTGATCGATGCCGCCATGCGGCAGCTGATGGCCGAGGGCTGGTTGCACCACATCCTGCGTAACATTACAGCAAC ATTCCTAACCCGTGGAGGGTTGTGGATCTCCTGGGAGGCCGGCGTGCAGCACTTCCTCAAGTATCTGCTGGACGCTGACTGGTCCGTTTGTGCCGGCAACTGGATGTGGGTTTCGTCGTCCGCCTTCGAGAAGCTGCTGGATTCGTCCTCGTGCACCTCGCCGGTCGCTTTGGCCCGTCGGCTCGATCCCAAGGGAGAGTACGTCAAGCGGTACCTGCCGGAGCTGGAGAAGTTCCCGGCGCTCTATGT TCACGAACCGTGGAAGGCCCCGCCGGAGTTGCAGGAGCAGTACGGATGCGTCATTGGCAAGGACTATCCGGCCCCGATGGTTAACCTGGCCGAGGTCAACAAGTGCAACGCCAACAAGATGAACGCCATCCGGCAGAAGCTGCTGGACCAGGGCGGAAGCACTCCGGCCCACTGTCGGCCCTCGGACATGGACGAGGTGCGGCAGTTCTTCTGGCTGCCCGAGGACGTCGCGGCAGAAAGCTAA